A window of Pseudomonas guangdongensis contains these coding sequences:
- a CDS encoding GNAT family N-acetyltransferase has product MRTSDIPAILAIQAEAYSDMLLESAEVIALRLQASPELAWVATDAQGPCAYLFGYRSRAGTVTPLDGAFSEPDDPDCLYLHDLAVARRAAGRGIGPLLVQRLLDHARAQRLRYSALVSVQDSEAFWSRLGYAPASDLDERQQAHLASYGVPARYMVQALH; this is encoded by the coding sequence ATGCGCACCAGCGACATCCCGGCGATCCTCGCCATCCAGGCCGAGGCCTACAGCGACATGCTGCTGGAAAGCGCTGAGGTGATCGCCCTGCGCCTGCAGGCCTCTCCCGAACTGGCCTGGGTGGCCACCGACGCGCAAGGCCCCTGCGCCTACCTGTTCGGCTACCGCTCCCGCGCCGGCACCGTCACCCCGCTGGACGGCGCCTTCAGCGAACCGGACGACCCCGACTGCCTGTACCTGCACGACCTGGCGGTGGCGCGCCGCGCCGCCGGCCGGGGCATCGGCCCGCTGCTGGTGCAGCGCCTGCTCGACCACGCCCGCGCCCAGCGCCTGCGCTACAGCGCGCTGGTCTCGGTGCAGGACTCCGAGGCCTTCTGGAGCCGCCTGGGCTACGCTCCGGCCAGCGACCTGGACGAGCGCCAGCAGGCCCATCTGGCGTCCTACGGAGTGCCGGCGCGGTACATGGTGCAGGCGCTGCACTGA
- a CDS encoding HAD-IC family P-type ATPase — translation MSSPTPSNWHARDGQECLDALHSSCAGLEGPEAQRRLERHGANRLPEAPGKGWLQRLLLQFHNLLIYVLLAAAVLVAALGEWLDSAVILGVVLINAVVGFVQEGKAEQAMRSIRGLLSLECRVRRNGVIQTLPAEQLVPGDIVLLDAGDRVPADLRLLDCRDLRIDEAMLTGESLPAGKRCTPVDNQASLGDRHGMAYSGTLVVAGSGSGVVVATGTQTELGNISHLLGTVESLLTPLLADMQRFARQLTLLIVGLAVLTFAIGVLWRGYSAEEMLMAAVGLAVAAIPEGLPAVLTIVLALGVQRMARHRAIVRRLPAVESLGAVTVICSDKTGTLTRNEMTVQRVFTAQGDYAIGGVGYAPCGELRHAGEVCDPQQFPDLLELARAGLLANDASLRESTEGWQISGDPTAAALLTLAGKLGLESAHEQARLPRIDAIPFSPELRATASLHHDHAGHGLIYLFGAPERALELCNRQWRDGSAEPLDLRLWHSRIEQGASAGLRMLGIAMRPLQAPQSLLDYADLEGDFILLGLVGMLDPPREEAIAAIADCRNAGIAVKMITGDHAATASVIAERLGLAGGAPLTGADLDRLDDRELDERLPHTSVFARTSPAHKLRLVERLQANGARVAMTGDGVNDAPALKRADIGIAMGIKGTEAAKEASQMVLADDNFATLAHAVAEGRTVYDNLKKSILFILPTNGGQALVLLAAIALGLTLPITPLQILWVNMITAVTLALALAFEPAEGELMRRPPRDPAQPLLSALVLWRILFVSLLLTAASLGLFLYAQSQGLALEVCRTLAVNALVAGEIGYLFCARRLHAPAAFGLRDNPMVWGMVLLLLPLQLAFSHWAPLQELFGTAALDAGGWSWVIGAGLAVLVLVELEKWLLGRLLRREA, via the coding sequence ATGTCCTCGCCCACCCCATCGAACTGGCACGCCCGCGACGGCCAGGAGTGCCTGGATGCACTGCACAGCAGCTGCGCCGGGCTGGAGGGTCCCGAGGCGCAGCGGCGCCTGGAGCGCCACGGCGCCAACCGCCTGCCGGAGGCGCCCGGCAAGGGCTGGCTGCAGCGCCTGCTGCTGCAGTTCCACAACCTGCTGATCTACGTGCTGCTGGCCGCCGCGGTGCTGGTCGCGGCCCTCGGCGAGTGGCTGGACAGCGCGGTGATCCTCGGCGTGGTGCTGATCAACGCCGTGGTCGGTTTCGTCCAGGAAGGCAAGGCCGAACAGGCCATGCGCTCGATCCGCGGGCTGCTCAGCCTGGAATGCCGGGTGCGCCGCAACGGCGTGATCCAGACACTGCCGGCCGAACAGCTGGTGCCCGGCGACATCGTCCTGCTCGACGCCGGCGACCGGGTGCCGGCCGACCTGCGCCTGCTCGACTGCCGCGACCTGCGCATCGACGAGGCGATGCTCACCGGCGAGTCGCTGCCGGCCGGCAAGCGCTGCACGCCGGTGGACAACCAGGCCAGCCTCGGCGACCGCCACGGCATGGCCTACTCCGGCACCCTGGTGGTGGCCGGCAGCGGCAGCGGCGTGGTGGTGGCCACCGGCACGCAGACCGAACTGGGCAACATCAGCCACCTGCTCGGCACGGTGGAAAGCCTGCTCACTCCGCTGCTGGCCGACATGCAGCGCTTCGCCCGCCAGCTGACCCTGCTCATCGTCGGCCTCGCCGTGCTGACCTTCGCCATCGGCGTGCTGTGGCGCGGCTACTCGGCCGAGGAAATGCTCATGGCCGCGGTCGGCCTGGCCGTGGCGGCGATCCCCGAAGGTCTGCCGGCGGTGCTGACCATCGTCCTCGCCCTCGGCGTGCAGCGCATGGCCCGCCACCGCGCCATCGTCCGCCGCCTGCCGGCGGTGGAGAGTCTCGGTGCGGTGACGGTGATCTGCTCGGACAAGACCGGCACCCTGACCCGCAACGAGATGACCGTGCAACGGGTATTCACCGCCCAGGGCGACTACGCCATCGGCGGGGTCGGCTACGCCCCCTGCGGCGAGCTGCGCCACGCCGGCGAGGTGTGCGACCCGCAGCAGTTCCCCGACCTGCTGGAGCTGGCCCGCGCCGGCCTGCTGGCCAACGACGCCAGCCTGCGCGAGAGCACCGAGGGCTGGCAGATCAGCGGCGACCCCACCGCCGCCGCCCTGCTCACCCTGGCCGGCAAGCTCGGCCTGGAAAGCGCGCATGAACAGGCGCGCCTGCCGCGCATCGACGCCATTCCCTTCAGTCCCGAGCTGCGCGCCACCGCCAGCCTGCACCACGACCACGCCGGGCACGGGCTGATCTACCTGTTCGGCGCTCCGGAGCGGGCGCTCGAACTGTGCAACCGCCAGTGGCGCGACGGCAGCGCCGAGCCCCTCGACCTGCGCCTCTGGCACAGCCGCATCGAGCAGGGCGCCAGCGCCGGCCTGCGCATGCTGGGCATCGCCATGCGACCGCTGCAGGCGCCGCAGAGTCTGCTGGACTACGCCGACCTGGAGGGCGACTTCATCCTCCTCGGTCTGGTCGGCATGCTCGACCCGCCGCGCGAGGAAGCCATCGCCGCCATCGCCGACTGCCGCAACGCCGGCATCGCGGTGAAGATGATCACCGGCGACCACGCCGCCACCGCCAGCGTGATCGCCGAGCGCCTCGGCCTGGCCGGCGGCGCGCCGCTGACCGGCGCCGATCTGGATCGCCTCGACGACCGCGAACTGGACGAGCGCCTGCCGCATACCTCGGTGTTCGCCCGCACCAGCCCGGCGCACAAGCTGCGCCTGGTCGAGCGCCTGCAAGCCAATGGCGCACGGGTGGCGATGACCGGCGACGGGGTCAACGACGCCCCTGCGCTCAAGCGCGCCGACATCGGCATCGCCATGGGCATCAAGGGCACCGAGGCGGCCAAGGAGGCCTCGCAGATGGTGCTGGCCGACGACAACTTCGCCACCCTCGCCCACGCGGTGGCCGAGGGCCGCACCGTCTACGACAACCTGAAGAAGTCGATCCTGTTCATCCTGCCGACCAACGGCGGCCAGGCGCTGGTGCTGCTGGCGGCCATCGCCCTGGGCCTGACCCTGCCGATCACCCCGCTGCAGATCCTCTGGGTCAACATGATCACCGCGGTGACCCTGGCGCTGGCGCTGGCCTTCGAGCCGGCCGAGGGCGAGCTGATGCGCCGCCCGCCGCGCGACCCGGCGCAGCCGCTGCTGTCCGCCCTGGTGCTGTGGCGCATCCTGTTCGTCTCGCTGCTGCTCACCGCCGCCAGCCTCGGCCTGTTCCTCTACGCCCAGAGCCAGGGGCTGGCGCTGGAGGTGTGCCGTACCCTGGCGGTCAACGCGCTGGTCGCCGGCGAGATCGGCTACCTGTTCTGCGCCCGCCGCCTGCACGCGCCGGCCGCCTTCGGCCTGCGCGACAACCCGATGGTCTGGGGCATGGTGCTGCTGTTGCTGCCGCTGCAACTGGCATTCAGCCACTGGGCGCCGCTGCAGGAGCTGTTCGGCACCGCGGCGCTGGATGCCGGCGGCTGGAGCTGGGTGATCGGCGCCGGACTGGCGGTGCTGGTGCTGGTCGAGCTGGAGAAGTGGCTGCTCGGCCGCCTGCTGCGCCGCGAGGCCTGA
- a CDS encoding MFS transporter, whose amino-acid sequence MTAALPYWRLSGFYFNYFALLGATAPFLALYFHHLGFSAARIGELVAIPMLMRCVAPNLWGWLGDVSGRRLLIVRLGAFCTLLSFLAIFHRQDYAWLALVMALHAFFWHAVLPQFEVITLAHLGEQAARYSQLRLWGSIGFIAAVVGLGALFERVSLDAYPWAVSLIMLGIALGSLWIPNAQPHSPPGEAARGGFLQQLRRPGVPAFYGAVALMLFSHGPYYTFITLHLESLGYARGQIGALWALGVVAEILVFLVMARLLARFSVRQVLLASLLLAALRWLLLGGLAGYWPVLLLAQVMHAATFGSFHAAAIHFVRHSFAARQQGQGQALYAALSGVGGALGALYAGYSWNGLGPAWTFALASLAALLAAVLVIRRLRDPACAP is encoded by the coding sequence ATGACGGCGGCTCTGCCCTACTGGCGGCTGTCCGGTTTCTACTTCAACTACTTCGCCCTGCTCGGCGCGACGGCGCCGTTCCTCGCCCTGTATTTCCATCACCTGGGCTTCTCCGCGGCGCGCATCGGCGAGCTGGTGGCCATTCCCATGCTGATGCGCTGCGTGGCGCCCAACCTGTGGGGCTGGCTGGGCGACGTCAGCGGCCGACGCCTGCTGATCGTGCGCCTCGGCGCTTTCTGCACCCTGCTGAGCTTTCTCGCCATCTTCCATCGCCAGGATTACGCCTGGCTGGCCCTGGTGATGGCCCTGCACGCATTCTTCTGGCACGCGGTGCTGCCGCAGTTCGAGGTCATCACCCTGGCCCACCTGGGCGAGCAGGCGGCGCGCTACAGCCAGTTGCGCCTGTGGGGCTCGATCGGTTTCATCGCCGCGGTGGTGGGCCTCGGCGCGCTGTTCGAGCGGGTCAGCCTGGACGCCTATCCCTGGGCGGTGAGCCTGATCATGCTGGGCATCGCCCTCGGCAGCCTGTGGATTCCCAACGCCCAGCCCCACAGCCCGCCCGGCGAGGCGGCGCGCGGCGGCTTTCTGCAGCAGCTGCGCCGTCCGGGCGTGCCGGCCTTCTATGGTGCGGTGGCGCTGATGCTGTTCAGCCACGGTCCCTACTACACCTTCATCACCCTGCACCTGGAAAGCCTCGGCTACGCCCGCGGGCAGATCGGCGCGCTGTGGGCGCTCGGCGTGGTGGCCGAGATCCTCGTGTTCCTGGTCATGGCCCGCCTGCTGGCGCGCTTCTCGGTACGCCAGGTGCTGCTCGCCAGCCTGCTGCTGGCGGCGCTGCGCTGGCTGCTGCTGGGCGGCCTGGCCGGCTACTGGCCGGTGCTGCTGCTGGCGCAGGTGATGCACGCGGCGACCTTTGGCAGCTTCCATGCCGCAGCCATTCACTTCGTCCGCCACAGCTTCGCCGCCCGCCAGCAGGGCCAGGGCCAGGCGTTGTACGCCGCTCTGTCCGGCGTCGGCGGCGCGCTCGGCGCGCTGTACGCCGGCTATAGCTGGAACGGCCTCGGCCCGGCCTGGACCTTCGCCCTGGCCAGCCTGGCGGCGCTGCTCGCCGCCGTCCTGGTGATCCGGCGCCTGCGCGATCCCGCCTGCGCGCCCTGA
- a CDS encoding 1,2-dihydroxy-3-keto-5-methylthiopentene dioxygenase, translated as MSSLTVYHQSQPEQPEKMLTDPADIASTLATVGVRFERWAANAPIAPGASPVEVIAAYHHEIEKLMFEEGYVTVDVVSMDRNHPQKAELRAKFLDEHTHGEDEVRFFVAGRGLFCLHVDERVYAVLCEKNDLISVPAGTKHWFDMGEEPHFVAIRLFNNPEGWVAQFTGDPIAAGFPGLEY; from the coding sequence ATGAGCAGCCTGACCGTCTACCACCAGTCCCAACCCGAGCAGCCGGAAAAGATGCTCACCGATCCGGCCGACATCGCCAGCACGCTGGCGACGGTCGGCGTACGTTTCGAGCGCTGGGCGGCCAACGCGCCCATCGCCCCCGGCGCCAGCCCGGTGGAGGTGATCGCCGCCTACCACCACGAGATCGAGAAGCTGATGTTCGAGGAGGGCTACGTCACCGTCGACGTGGTCAGCATGGACCGCAACCACCCGCAGAAGGCCGAGCTGCGCGCCAAGTTCCTCGACGAGCACACCCACGGCGAGGACGAGGTGCGCTTCTTCGTCGCCGGTCGCGGGCTGTTCTGCTTGCACGTCGACGAGCGCGTCTACGCGGTGCTCTGCGAGAAGAACGACCTGATCTCGGTACCGGCCGGCACCAAGCACTGGTTCGACATGGGCGAGGAGCCGCACTTCGTCGCCATCCGCCTGTTCAACAACCCCGAAGGCTGGGTGGCGCAGTTCACCGGCGACCCCATCGCCGCCGGCTTCCCGGGCCTGGAGTACTGA
- a CDS encoding methylthioribulose 1-phosphate dehydratase, which produces MTDQRQRLTRQIIDAGRFLYGRGWSPATSSNYSARLAADQALLTVSGKHKGQLGEDDVLATDLAGHSLEPGKKPSAETLLHTQLYAWRAEIGAVLHTHSVNATVLSRLTPGDHLELEDYELQKAFAGVTTHEGRVTVPIFDNDQDIARLALQVQQWLDKHPDCVGYLIRGHGLYTWGAQMSDALRQIEAFEFLFECELKTRQVLGR; this is translated from the coding sequence ATGACCGATCAGCGCCAACGCCTCACCCGACAGATCATCGACGCCGGCCGCTTCCTCTACGGCCGCGGCTGGTCGCCGGCCACCAGTAGCAACTACTCGGCGCGCCTGGCCGCCGACCAGGCGCTGCTCACCGTGTCCGGCAAGCACAAGGGCCAGCTCGGCGAGGACGACGTGCTGGCCACCGACCTGGCCGGCCACAGCCTGGAGCCGGGCAAGAAGCCCTCGGCCGAAACCCTGCTGCACACCCAGCTGTACGCCTGGCGCGCCGAAATCGGCGCGGTGCTGCACACCCACTCGGTGAACGCCACCGTGCTGTCGCGCCTCACCCCGGGCGACCATCTGGAGCTGGAGGACTACGAGCTGCAGAAGGCCTTCGCCGGGGTCACCACCCACGAAGGCCGGGTGACAGTGCCGATCTTCGACAACGACCAGGACATCGCCCGTCTGGCCCTCCAGGTGCAGCAGTGGCTGGATAAGCACCCCGACTGCGTGGGCTACCTGATCCGCGGCCACGGCCTTTACACTTGGGGCGCGCAGATGAGCGACGCCCTGCGCCAGATCGAGGCCTTCGAATTCCTCTTCGAATGCGAACTGAAGACCCGCCAGGTGCTGGGTCGCTGA
- the mtnC gene encoding acireductone synthase yields MPIKVILTDIEGTTSAVSFVFDVLFPYARQHLPAFLRERAAEPAVAEQIAAVRAESGEADADLERVIAILLEWIAADRKATSLKALQGMVWAQGYRAGQLKGHVYPDAVAALRAWHAAGYTLGVYSSGSIQAQKLIFGCSEAGDLTALFDAYFDTTSGGKREAASYARIAAALGRPAGEILFLSDVVEELDAARAAGMATCGLAREGGELAGHRTVASFAAIDPAAC; encoded by the coding sequence GTGCCGATCAAAGTCATCCTCACCGATATCGAAGGCACCACCAGCGCGGTGAGTTTCGTCTTCGACGTGCTGTTCCCCTATGCCCGCCAGCACCTGCCGGCTTTCCTCCGCGAGCGGGCCGCCGAGCCGGCGGTGGCCGAGCAGATCGCCGCGGTGCGCGCCGAGAGCGGCGAGGCCGACGCCGATCTGGAACGGGTCATCGCCATCCTCCTGGAGTGGATCGCCGCCGACCGCAAGGCCACCTCGCTCAAGGCGCTGCAGGGCATGGTCTGGGCGCAGGGCTACCGCGCCGGCCAGCTCAAGGGGCACGTCTACCCCGACGCGGTCGCGGCGCTGCGCGCCTGGCACGCCGCCGGCTACACCCTAGGCGTCTACTCCTCCGGCTCGATCCAGGCGCAGAAGCTGATCTTCGGCTGCTCCGAGGCGGGCGACCTGACGGCGCTGTTCGACGCCTACTTCGACACCACCAGCGGCGGCAAGCGCGAGGCGGCGTCCTACGCCCGCATCGCCGCCGCCCTGGGCCGCCCGGCCGGCGAGATCCTGTTCCTCTCCGACGTGGTCGAGGAGCTGGACGCCGCTCGCGCCGCCGGCATGGCTACCTGCGGCCTGGCCCGCGAGGGTGGCGAGCTGGCCGGCCACCGCACCGTGGCCAGCTTCGCGGCCATCGATCCGGCGGCCTGCTGA
- a CDS encoding 4-hydroxy-tetrahydrodipicolinate reductase, translating to MKVGLIGFGRTGKSVASVLLNSSDTTLEWVIRGSATPGHRSAAECLGVESNNPATLFGRDELRIDELLERQPVDLIIDFSSSDGIELYAEEAGRRGIAIISAISHYPEERIAQLQALGQHTRILWSPNITLGINFLILAAKILKQIAPDADIEIIEEHFASKPETSGTAKVIAESLDKCSDDIKSIRAGGIVGRHEILFGFPYQTVRLSHESIAREAFGNGVLFAARNLLQREAGFYSMQDLLEPYFYDKAASG from the coding sequence TTGAAAGTTGGACTCATAGGTTTTGGGCGCACGGGCAAGTCCGTCGCCAGCGTGCTGCTCAACAGCAGCGACACCACCCTGGAATGGGTGATCCGCGGCTCGGCCACCCCCGGGCACCGCTCCGCCGCCGAGTGCCTCGGCGTGGAGTCGAACAACCCGGCGACCCTCTTCGGCCGCGACGAACTGCGCATCGACGAGCTGCTGGAACGCCAGCCGGTCGACCTGATCATCGACTTCTCCTCCAGCGACGGCATCGAGCTGTACGCCGAGGAGGCCGGGCGGCGCGGCATCGCCATCATCAGCGCAATTTCCCACTACCCCGAGGAGCGCATCGCCCAGCTCCAGGCGCTGGGGCAGCACACGCGCATCCTCTGGTCGCCGAACATCACCCTGGGGATCAACTTCCTGATCCTCGCGGCGAAGATCCTCAAGCAGATCGCCCCCGACGCCGACATCGAGATCATCGAAGAGCACTTCGCCAGCAAGCCGGAAACCTCCGGCACCGCCAAGGTGATCGCCGAGAGCCTCGACAAGTGCAGCGACGACATCAAGTCGATCCGCGCCGGCGGCATCGTCGGCCGCCACGAGATCCTCTTCGGCTTCCCCTACCAGACCGTGCGCCTGAGCCACGAGTCGATCGCCCGCGAGGCCTTCGGCAACGGCGTGCTGTTCGCCGCGCGCAACCTGTTGCAGCGCGAAGCGGGCTTCTACAGCATGCAGGACCTGCTCGAACCCTACTTCTACGACAAGGCGGCCAGCGGCTGA
- the aroC gene encoding chorismate synthase, giving the protein MSGNTYGKLFTVTTAGESHGPALVAIVDGCPPGVALSAADLQRDLDRRKPGTSRHTTQRQEADEVEILSGVFEGRTTGCPIGLLIRNTDQKSKDYSAIKDLFRPAHADYTYHHKYGLRDYRGGGRSSARETAMRVAAGAIAKQYLAGLGITVRGYMSQLGPIEIPFKTWDSVEGNAFFSPDPDKVPELEAYMDQLRRDQDSVGAKITVVAEGVPPGLGEPIFDRLDAELAHALMSINAVKGVEIGAGFACVAQRGTEHRDELTPEGFLSNHAGGILGGISSGQPIVAHLALKPTSSITTPGRSIDVDGNPVEVITKGRHDPCVGIRATPIAEAMMAMVLMDHLLRHRAQNADVRVNTPVLPQL; this is encoded by the coding sequence ATGTCTGGCAACACTTACGGCAAGCTGTTCACCGTCACCACCGCCGGCGAAAGCCACGGTCCGGCCCTGGTCGCCATCGTCGACGGCTGCCCGCCGGGCGTCGCGCTGTCGGCGGCCGACCTGCAGCGCGACCTCGACCGCCGCAAGCCCGGCACCAGCCGCCACACCACCCAGCGCCAGGAAGCCGACGAGGTGGAGATCCTCTCCGGGGTGTTCGAAGGTCGCACCACCGGCTGCCCCATCGGCCTGCTGATCCGCAACACCGACCAGAAGTCCAAGGACTACTCGGCGATCAAGGACCTGTTCCGCCCGGCCCACGCCGACTACACCTACCACCACAAGTACGGCCTGCGCGACTACCGCGGCGGCGGCCGCAGCTCGGCGCGCGAGACCGCCATGCGCGTCGCCGCCGGTGCCATCGCCAAGCAGTACCTGGCGGGTCTGGGCATCACGGTGCGCGGCTACATGAGCCAGCTCGGCCCGATCGAGATCCCCTTCAAGACCTGGGACTCGGTGGAAGGCAACGCCTTCTTCAGCCCCGACCCGGACAAGGTGCCCGAGCTGGAGGCGTACATGGACCAGCTGCGCCGCGACCAGGATTCGGTCGGGGCGAAGATCACCGTGGTCGCCGAGGGCGTGCCGCCGGGTCTCGGCGAGCCGATCTTCGACCGCCTCGACGCCGAGCTGGCCCACGCGCTGATGAGCATCAACGCGGTCAAGGGCGTGGAGATCGGCGCCGGCTTCGCCTGTGTCGCCCAGCGCGGTACCGAGCACCGCGACGAGCTGACCCCGGAGGGTTTCCTCTCCAACCACGCCGGCGGCATTCTCGGCGGCATCTCCAGCGGCCAGCCGATCGTCGCCCATCTGGCGCTCAAGCCGACTTCCAGCATCACCACCCCCGGCCGCTCCATCGACGTCGACGGCAATCCGGTGGAGGTGATCACCAAGGGACGTCACGACCCCTGCGTCGGCATCCGCGCCACGCCCATCGCCGAGGCGATGATGGCCATGGTGCTGATGGACCACCTGCTGCGCCACCGCGCGCAGAACGCCGACGTGCGGGTGAACACTCCGGTGCTGCCGCAGCTGTGA
- a CDS encoding DUF2726 domain-containing protein has protein sequence MTLYPLAGGLALLLFCLLLALLWRRASRRRNATYRRLPALFSPGERAFLAVLREVVGERALVFGKVRVADLLTPRSGLKGQRWWRAFNRISAKHVDFVLCNRDDCAVLCVVELNDASHQRRDRRERDAFLAEACAGAGLPLLQVTARARYARADLEALLAPHLDSRHDTPVAPAIPRCTACAAPMVQRVARRGSHAGRAFWACSRFPACRHIEPIDRSQE, from the coding sequence ATGACGCTGTACCCCCTGGCAGGCGGCCTCGCCCTACTGCTGTTCTGTCTGCTGCTTGCGCTGCTCTGGCGCCGCGCCTCGCGCCGGCGCAACGCCACCTACCGGCGGCTGCCCGCGCTGTTCAGCCCCGGCGAGCGGGCCTTCCTCGCCGTGCTGCGCGAGGTGGTCGGCGAGCGCGCCCTGGTGTTCGGCAAGGTGCGCGTCGCCGACCTGCTCACCCCGCGCAGCGGCCTCAAGGGCCAGCGCTGGTGGCGGGCCTTCAACCGCATTTCGGCCAAGCATGTCGACTTCGTGCTCTGCAACCGCGACGACTGCGCGGTGCTCTGCGTGGTGGAGCTCAACGACGCCTCCCACCAGCGCCGCGACCGCCGCGAGCGCGATGCCTTCCTGGCGGAAGCCTGCGCCGGCGCCGGGCTGCCGCTGCTGCAGGTGACCGCGCGGGCGCGCTATGCACGCGCCGACCTCGAAGCGCTGCTGGCGCCCCATCTGGACAGCCGCCACGACACCCCCGTGGCGCCGGCCATACCCCGCTGCACGGCCTGCGCCGCGCCGATGGTGCAGCGCGTGGCACGCCGTGGCAGCCATGCCGGACGCGCCTTCTGGGCTTGCAGCCGCTTCCCGGCCTGCCGGCACATCGAACCCATCGACCGCTCACAGGAGTGA
- the speE gene encoding polyamine aminopropyltransferase gives MSDYQETLYEGYGQRFSIDKMLHEVRTEHQHLVIFENARMGRVMALDGVIQTTEADEFIYHEMLTHVPILAHGLAKRVLIIGGGDGGMLREVTKHRSVEHITMVEIDATVVDMCKQFLPNHSRGAYDDPRLNLVIDDGMRFVATTEEKFDVIISDSTDPIGPGEVLFSENFYEACRRCLNDGGILVTQNGTPFMQLGEVQTTAKRMNGLFSDWHFYQAAVPTYIGGAMTFAWGSTNADYRKLPLETLRQRYAGSGIVTRYYNADIHQAAFALPQYVLEAVHKPSND, from the coding sequence ATGAGCGATTACCAGGAAACCCTCTACGAAGGCTATGGCCAGCGTTTCAGCATCGACAAGATGCTTCATGAAGTGCGTACCGAGCACCAGCATCTGGTGATCTTCGAGAACGCCCGCATGGGCCGTGTCATGGCCCTGGACGGCGTGATCCAGACCACCGAGGCCGACGAGTTCATCTACCACGAGATGCTCACCCACGTGCCGATCCTCGCCCACGGCCTGGCCAAGCGCGTGCTGATCATCGGCGGCGGCGACGGCGGCATGCTGCGCGAAGTGACCAAGCACCGCAGCGTCGAGCACATCACCATGGTCGAGATCGACGCCACCGTGGTCGACATGTGCAAGCAGTTCCTGCCCAACCATTCCCGCGGCGCCTACGACGATCCGCGCCTGAACCTGGTGATCGACGACGGCATGCGCTTCGTTGCTACCACCGAGGAAAAGTTCGACGTGATCATCTCCGACTCCACCGACCCGATCGGTCCGGGCGAGGTGCTGTTCTCGGAGAACTTCTACGAAGCCTGCCGCCGCTGCCTGAACGACGGCGGCATCCTGGTCACTCAGAACGGCACCCCGTTCATGCAGCTGGGCGAAGTGCAGACCACCGCCAAGCGGATGAACGGTCTGTTCTCCGACTGGCACTTCTACCAGGCCGCGGTACCCACCTACATCGGCGGCGCCATGACCTTCGCCTGGGGCAGCACCAACGCCGACTACCGCAAGCTGCCGCTGGAAACCCTGCGCCAGCGCTACGCCGGCAGCGGTATCGTCACCCGCTACTACAACGCCGACATCCACCAGGCGGCCTTTGCCCTGCCGCAGTACGTGCTGGAAGCGGTGCACAAGCCGAGCAACGACTGA
- a CDS encoding ribonuclease E inhibitor RraB, whose amino-acid sequence MARISPEDIGNTVLRQMREGGFDFARVHPIEFYAIFADEAQARRAAGQFRGEWLNAQVCRRDGAWHLQVSKVMYATRDGIDDFEHDLQAVVGPLGGILDGWGVTQEVSAPPR is encoded by the coding sequence ATGGCCAGAATCTCTCCTGAAGACATCGGCAATACCGTGCTGCGGCAGATGCGCGAGGGCGGTTTCGACTTCGCCCGTGTGCATCCCATCGAGTTCTACGCGATCTTCGCCGACGAGGCGCAGGCGCGCCGCGCCGCCGGGCAGTTCCGTGGCGAGTGGCTGAATGCCCAGGTCTGCCGGCGCGACGGCGCCTGGCACCTGCAGGTCAGCAAGGTGATGTACGCCACCCGCGACGGCATCGACGACTTCGAACACGACCTGCAGGCGGTGGTCGGTCCGCTCGGCGGCATCCTCGACGGCTGGGGCGTGACCCAGGAGGTGTCCGCGCCGCCACGTTGA